Within Puntigrus tetrazona isolate hp1 chromosome 17, ASM1883169v1, whole genome shotgun sequence, the genomic segment gtaaaaagaataaaacgaggtacacacaaaacaaagcaaaacaaaatcaaatattaagcATTATCAATCAGTGGAAGCAATTTCTACGGAAGCctgtttccgccactgaataattttttcagacttttttctcagaattgtgagatacaaACTTGCATGGTCACaattttgagataaaaagtccgaattgcgactttatatcttaaaatttaaataaaaagtcacaataacctttttcattttttattcagtggtggaaacGGGCGTCCATATATTTCTCACAAAGCAATGCAACGAAATGTGATTAAACCCATTATAATCAATGACACTCTCCACTTTGGAAGAGACGCAGACAGTAAATGCCCATTGTATTTCTGACATACTTTATACACTCGCGCTTCTACAGGCAATAGgacaaaatgcatttgaaactTTTGCTTTGACAGGTTTAGTGTAGACAGCCTCAAGCTGTTGTGATTCGGTGTAACCATAGTATAAAAATCACTTGTGATATATAAAGCCAGAATTGAGTGATTGCGAGATTACAAGAAATTAAGTCCAATTCCAATTACGATATTGCAATTGAGAAGAATTTGCAATTACAAGAATTGAATTGAGAAGTTGCAATTACAAGAAATcctattaaaaatcacaataattaaAGATGACATTAAAAGAAcgattttgtaattatataacaAACAAGAAATACGGTCAAAGTTGTGGGATATAGTCACAATTTCAAGAATTAAAAGTTGAAATTACAAGaaatatgcaattatatatCAAACTCACATTACACGAAATAAAATCCAGATTGTGGGATATAATCCAAATGACAGGAATTCAAGTTTTCGATATCCAAGGATGAAACAAATATGcagttgtgaaatataaaactgCAATTACAGAATATtcacaattacaaataaattcatgGCGGCATACAAAATCATTGAGTCATTGAAAGAAATGTTGTGAAAAGGTAATAATGAGACGCAATAAGGAGAAATATAATCACAAATACAAGAAATAGTCTACATATTCcgatataaaatcacaattacaaaattataattgtgAGTCCTGTAAGTGCTCCTACACACGCATGTTGAGATTTCTTCTAAatcttttagtgtgtgtgtgtgtgtgtgtgtgtttagatgcTGCTCTCGTCCTTCCACACATCTGTAAAAGTCAGCAGTATGATCTAAACTAAGAATATCGAAAACGAATTAAAGTATGACATTCTGGCATTGATACAGGACACTCACTCTAAAGAAATATTACAGTGCTGAACTTTCTCCATTTATAGACAATTACAGTGAACATCATGGCTTTGAGAGATGTCTGTGTAGCTTTTCCAGCATTACGCAAGTCAACAAATCTTAATCTTAGGTGCACTGAGGTTTGTTTAAGGCATCTCAAATCTTTACAGGGCAGCATCTACAACTGAAATCCAATCCCATTTAATTCCGATCATGGCTGACAGCTTCTGAAGAAGTAGCATGATTTAATCTAGCTTCTTTCCATTTATTAAGCATAATCAAATGCAATACGaaaaatactgttattattatttctcctgaaacaagtttttcttttaaattggtAAATCTTCCACCCAGTGGTTTACTTAAGCTTCCCAACCTGGCAACCATGTGCACATGCACTGGATATTCTACTTAAATAACAGTATAATAcagtctgttttctttcatgtaGTCAATCGCACCGTTTACTGTGACTAAATCTGCTAACAAACCATGCAAGTTGACTTTCTCTTGATTCGTACTTGTATGAAAGTGCAATAATTCTCATGAAATAAACAGTTTTaccaataaaaatacagatttatagATCAATCATGACTCTAACAGtcttaaaaaccaaaaagggCTTTTCGTAGTGATACTATAACATTTCAGCTAATCTCAGTGAAtgcttcttttttattctttgacattttcataatccaaacaaccttttttttccactataaagatCCTTTTACCAGCAAAGAGGATCGATAATAGGAGACAATAACAAAAAGTTATTCAATAACAAGAATTTGTCAGCTAGCTAGCATTTCCAAACCTGACCTTTTGGGAGAATAAGTCTTATATTTATCTTATAAACACGTACACTTGTGTAACGATGTCTCTCGTCCATCAGAGAGTCTTGAATCATCTTTCCCTGCCATTTTAGACCGCCACGTCTCTCCTATGACTCACCGTAACCGAACGCTAGTCGTGACCGGAGGTGAGAGTGTCAGACTCACTTAGCTGACTCTAGCCGGTAAACAGCGGCATCGTTAGTGATTTAAGCGGGTTAGTCACAACACAGCAGCCAGGCAAGTCAACAGCTAACCGTTAGAAAAAAGGGGTACCTCGGGGGCACGCCTCTTAAATCTGAATTGGACTGAAGCAGAGGCAAAATCCTCCTTCTCCTCAGGCTCCTCTGAGGCTGTCGGTTGGGTTGTGGATTTATTCTGGATGGACTCAGGAGGAGAAAGCAGTGGAGTCGTGGGCTCAGGCTCAGGCAGAGTGGGCTGGGATGGGGCCGGGGCAGGTGTGGGAGTCAGCGGACCAGGAGGATCAATGGGGGCATATTGCTCCAAGTTCAACATCTCATATTCAGTCATGTCAAAATCATGGCCTGTACCATTACAACAGcacatcaaaacacaaattatgacTCCAACTGCACTTATACTCTCTCCtctgaatatatttaatgttgagCCAAGCATTTTTATGTGTTATTCACTATAGATGTCATAAAGCTGAATGACAGTAACTGTTTGGTTACTATAGTTAGTTTTGACACTGTGTAAAGGACTATTCTGCTAAAAATGATTAGTGCAGGGGAAAACAACTTCGTTCTCCTCAGGACTGAGATAATTAATGTGCGTTTTCACATGTGTAACTGGAAAAGGAAAGTTAATCACTTGTAATAGTGGAAAATATATCACGGGTAAAATAAGTCATGAATGCGTCAccatttttctcagaaaataaaaGGTGTTGCTGACATGAAATTTTCACCAGATGTCTTTAACAACCCAAGTAATCCATAtggataataaaacaaaatgatattGAACACATAAAGAAAGGGAGGTGCAAAAAGCTTTGGAAAGCCAAGACACTAGCAGAAATATATCAGGAATTAGAAAGCAATCCTGCATCCCCTCACTGGAAATTAATAGTAGTTGGTTCAGTCCCAATACcaggatgatgaagatgaaacGATGGTGGACATTTCCGACAATGACTGCAAACACACCCAAGGAAACTCTTAATGgtttcagagaaagaaaatgaagctGCTAGAATGGCCCGGCCAATCACCTGACTTCAATCCAATAGGAAATAGAAAAGAGGCCCACATTTCCTTCAAGATTTGAAGACTGTTTGTGTGGAAGAATGGGCCAAAATCACATCTGTCTTCAAGCCATCATAATTAACAgagtattaaatacatttcagtagtGCAACACCTTTTCCTCAGCCATtccattttattatacaaaattaatttctcaacttatttgtatgcatttatgtattcgGTTGTTATCCACATATGATGAAAATGTCATGTTAGCAGCATCTTCAGACatacattttctttgaaaaatggTGATGCATTCAATACTTATTTTACCGGCTTTAAAAGAGGCCCATTCACACAGAGACTGATAATTATATTAGGAGTAAACACCAGCGGATCATAACGTTCTGTTATAAGCTAAGTTCCACTTATTAATGCTCCAGCTTTGTGCAGTCGGATGGATTTTGATAGGCTGTCAATGTATTTAGCATTCATCAGCTGAATCTAGATTTGCCAAGGTCAATCACTCCTCATTGTTCCTTAGTTATCTTATTGTACCAGGCCATGCAGTGCAGCGTGCAATGTAACCCCCCCCTGCATTAAAACATATCGCTcctggtgtgaacaggcctcaCGTCTTGTTATTTAGTTGTTATTGATGAATGGTTGGCAGACACAATATGGCTGAATGAATGAAGACAatgcttattttaaagaaaagttcCAAActcatatgactttcttttagCTGAGGAACAAAAAAGAAGAGCTTTAGCAGAATTTCCTACcagttattttgcatttatctCAAGTGAATAGaaagtgaataaaacacacacacacacacaggcttaaAAACAGGTTTAAGATGGCACAGTTTGCCCTTATTTGCCATATGTGAATGTGTGAGGATATAAATGAGATTTGAGAGCTAGAGTGGGGGCGACAATTTCATTCTGCTCCTTAAGCCATTGCGTGACTACAAAGCTCTTGGAATGTTGCAAACAATTTGTGTGGGATCTTTTTCTAcaacattttgaagcatttttgaaCAACCAACGTCATGCACTTAAAGAGCACGGAAACGATCAACAGGAACATTCTGCcaaatatttgtaaagaaaCTCATATGGGTTTGAACCGACATGACTTTGATAGAACTTGCTTTTTTCCAGCTGAACTATATTATAAGAGAAATACATGCTTCTATTATCCTTTCGCTGACTCACAGTTAATGCGTAACGGGTAAAGACTAGAGAATAATAAACAATTTCCTAATCAAACATTTACCCAAACCACTGGCAGGGCTGCAAAGGCTCGAGTTAAGAATTAATTGCGCGTAAAGGATGATTGAGAGAAGCGGCTAAACCAAACAGGATTAGCGGCAATCTGATTGGTAGGATCTTCTTCCAAGGGTTAGGAGACATGCAGCACTGATCATTGGGTTTGGCGTTGCTTACCCTTGCTGTAACCAGTCTCTGATTTGCTGCGCATCATGGTGCGTGTTCTTTGTTGTGCGGCTGCAGGTTGAGTAGTTACAGAACTTGCATTCTTTGCTTGGCCCTCTGCCTGGAAGGACGACAGGTCCTGCATGCTGAAGCTGCGGAGTCGCTCGGAGAGAACGCCCTGGCCCTGGATCGAGAACACGGAGAGTCAGATGGAACTCCTTAAGATGGTCTAAATACTGTCATGCTGTGCTTTGGAGTGTCATCAGcaatctgttttgtttatacAAAATTACCCCGAAGACGTGGAAGCATGTTTTGCTCACGCCGTCTGCTTACATTACAATAAGGCatgtatgcattaaatattaacttcaAAAGAAACGTATTATCTGAAATAAACTAACAACCAGTCATATACGGGATACGTAAACTACATTCAAATTTGATATATCAGAATGATTCTTTGGAGTTAGAACTACTGGATAAACATATCAAGcctaaaaatttaaatcctAGTTTTGACATCTTAATTGCTATTCAGATTATTTTAGCTGCAGAATCGTTCTGCCACATGtctaaaaaatatgaattgtaaTTGCATTTGTCATGCTCGACTATTCAACCCTGTCACCAAATTTattgtaggaaaaaaaacatcaaattaatattttcctcTAATTTATATCTACAAACCAATATTGTCCCAACTTTGCACCAAAGTAGCTAGGCTTTACTGAGACATAGCTTAATTTAGctgttacaattttatttgtttgcattttgttattttatttatgcattcaatatgtttgtttattgtttattgacaAAATGAATTTACAGGCTTAAATAAAACCACTCAAATCTACATGCACATTTAGCATATTTAGGTCATTTTTGGTTTCCATTTTCATGGAAAGTGCCATTTCCTCTAGCAGTATTAGATTACTACCTTAGTGGCAGCCATTACTGCAGCTGTTGCCGCCACATTCAGGCCTTTCCTTCCAAAATGCATCAGGGTGTCGTAGCTTTTATCTTTTGCTTGGCAAAGGTATTCATCGATGTCCTGCGAAAGAGTCATAAAGAATATTTCAAAGCAGCTGTATGAAGAATGGCACTGTTTCAGTCGGTTTTAGATCAACATCattttttaacagcattttgtcagtttctgttttctctttgtaatacatgttttgtatttgtcatATCCATTTGCCCTTAGTGTGTACTCCTGACGAATTTCCTGCCCTAAGAATAAAAAGCAGAGGAAAGACTGTGGAAAATAACAGTACCGTTTCCTTAACACCGCTCATCCTCGGTCAACCAGGGAAATCAACTCAAAAAGGTTACAGGAAAAGGAGTCAAATGCTCTTCCTCCTGAACTCCACAATTCAGTTTCTTAGCATTATAAAACTCTGCTGAGATTATTCATAACTAATGATGAAGGACGATAtgataatgattaaaatattaaaaattgtattatatggaagcccatttccaCCCCtgaataaaaaaccaaaaaaaaggttattgtaacttttttttatctctttctcAAGTATTGagagatataaagtcataacatatatatatgtgtgtgtgtatatatatatatatatatatatatatatatatatatatatatatatatatatatatatatatatatatatatatatatatatacagaattaaGAGGTACAAAGTCAGAATTAAGAGGAATAAGCTTTTTTCGCTCAAAATcggactttataactcacaattgcgagtttatatcatgcaattgtgacttttttttcgtaattgcaactttagatgactttataacttgcaaTTATGAGTTATCTCTCAATTCTacgaaaaaaaggcaaaatcgAGAGCTtgtatcttgcaattctgagaaaaaagtcataattgtgaaataaaaaatggcaataacctttcttttttttcaaatgcagtggcagaaacgggcttccataacGTTAAGGCTATGTATTGGCAAAAGCTCTGAACTATAGTgtctttgaatatttttttccagccTAGAcaggataaaaataaatcacatcaaATACTTTACCTTCTCCTTAGAGGACAGTGTAGGGTGGACAAATTTTCTATACAGCACACTGGATCCCTTTGTGTACGGGGAAAGTAACCACACCACAAAGGCGATTTTGAGCTCATAGTAGAATGGGAGCcttcaaaagcaataaaagacAATCATACACTCATATGTCATGCTGGTTACCACCCACATGCAtcagcagaaataaaaatatgagtaATTTTTAACAAAAGGATATGATGAAAGCAATGGCACATTGTACTTACCAGCACAAAAAGATATCAGTAATCACTTCAACTGTAGTAAAAAGTGCAAATATTATCCAGTACATCATCCATTTCACCTGTTTGAAACAGTTTACAGAATCAGCAAACGATGAGGTTCATGAACTCAACTGATGGAAATATATTAGAGCTGTACTCACATATTCTCTCACATCTTTCGATTTAACAGCTTTATACGAGGAGTACGCCGGGTAGAGGGTACCAAACACAAGCCTGTGAAAATGGCAAACAAGAGGACAATTTGAtagttttttcaaaacaaatgcatttgacacttaaatgtattttaaaaatatgttatttcatCAATTATAATTTCTGTTGGCCAAACAACAGTGTATtgcctttttgttgtttaatgaataCATCAGCAAGTACTATAAATAGCTTATAATACATGTAGTTATGCGAtacaataattcaaaaatagtTATGTCAAATTCTATTTATTGCTTACCTGTTaaaactttacagtaaggtgCCATTTGTTATTGCATTAACTATgtaatgca encodes:
- the reep1 gene encoding receptor expression-enhancing protein 1, with the translated sequence MFAAERLRRRVCQTINADNSLEGNSSLLTARRSHSAMVSWIISRLVVLVFGTLYPAYSSYKAVKSKDVREYVKWMMYWIIFALFTTVEVITDIFLCWLPFYYELKIAFVVWLLSPYTKGSSVLYRKFVHPTLSSKEKDIDEYLCQAKDKSYDTLMHFGRKGLNVAATAAVMAATKGQGVLSERLRSFSMQDLSSFQAEGQAKNASSVTTQPAAAQQRTRTMMRSKSETGYSKGHDFDMTEYEMLNLEQYAPIDPPGPLTPTPAPAPSQPTLPEPEPTTPLLSPPESIQNKSTTQPTASEEPEEKEDFASASVQFRFKRRAPEPPPRTLRPVTRSRSKNALSSDTEAM